In the genome of Vicia villosa cultivar HV-30 ecotype Madison, WI linkage group LG7, Vvil1.0, whole genome shotgun sequence, one region contains:
- the LOC131618252 gene encoding subtilisin-like protease SBT3, producing the protein MASKICLYLLFFYITSLQFVIFTFAQSDNYIIHMDLSAMPKAFSNQHSWYHSTLSQVTTTNNNLNSASSKIIYTYSNAMNGFSANLSPQDHESLKNSHGYVSSMPDLPLKLDTTHSPQFLGLNPYKGAWPASEYGKDVIVGVIDTGVWPESESFKDDGMTEIPSKWKGKLCQFENSDNSSFCNKKLIGARFFNKGFLARYSNISSTIANTTRDTAGHGTHTSTTAAGSKVDGASFFGYANGTARGIASLSRVAIYKTVWGAEGDAVSSDIIAAIDAALSDGVDVLSMSLGYNDVSLYDDAVAIATFSAMEKGVFVSTSAGNSGPSPQSLHNGSPWVINVAGGTSDREFYGNLTLGNGVSLTGLSSYVGNFSATNIPVVFVDECENPEELTKVKDKIVVCEDKKGYDVESQFYYAYTSRVVGAVFISNASQHDLSQFLWYPLPSIVINQKDGEIVKDYILRNSNSSKIQNMSFKMTYFSAKPSPKVDSYSSRGPSNSCPYVLKPDITAPGTSILAAWPANIPVLDFGTKVYNNFKFLSGTSMACPHVAGVAALLKGAHPDWSPAAIRSAIMTTSDIHDNTKHPIKDIGNDNKDATPLALGAGHVNPNRALDPGLVYDAGVQDYVNLLCALNFTQQNITTITRTPFNDCSKPSLDLNYPSFIAFINAGNTSVRTTHSFRRTVTNVGEGKSTYFASITPIKGFNISVVPNKLVFNKKNRKISFKLKIEGQKVTENNEVSFGYLIWKDGKHVVRSPIVVTTPSFNL; encoded by the coding sequence ATGGCTTCAAAAATTTGTCTCTATTTGTTATTCTTCTATATTACAAGCCTTCAATTTGTGATTTTCACATTTGCTCAATCTGATAATTATATCATTCACATGGATTTATCAGCTATGCCAAAAGCATTCTCAAATCAACATAGTTGGTATCATTCTACTCTTTCTCAAGTTACTACTACCAACAATAATCTCAATTCTGCTTCTTCTAAAATCATTTATACATACAGTAATGCTATGAATGGTTTTAGTGCAAATCTATCCCCTCAAGATCATGAATCTCTCAAAAACTCTCATGGTTATGTTTCTTCAATGCCTGATTTACCATTGAAGCTTGACACAACACACTCACCTCAATTCCTTGGCCTTAATCCTTACAAAGGAGCATGGCCAGCTTCTGAGTATGGCAAAGATGTCATTGTTGGTGTAATAGACACTGGTGTCTGGCCAGAAagtgaaagtttcaaagatgatGGAATGACTGAAATACCTTCAAAATGGAAAGGGAAATTATGTCAATTTGAAAACTCCGACAATTCATCTTTTTGCAACAAGAAACTCATCGGAGCTAGATTCTTCAACAAAGGCTTCTTAGCGAGATATTCCAACATCAGTTCAACAATTGCGAACACCACACGTGACACAGCAGGTCATGGAACGCATACTTCAACAACGGCAGCAGGAAGCAAAGTTGATGGTGCATCTTTCTTTGGTTATGCAAATGGAACAGCAAGAGGAATAGCCTCATTGTCTAGAGTAGCCATATACAAGACTGTGTGGGGAGCAGAGGGAGATGCAGTGTCATCTGATATAATAGCTGCAATTGATGCTGCATTATCAGATGGTGTCGATGTTCTTTCAATGTCACTAGGCTATAATGATGTATCTTTGTACGACGATGCAGTTGCAATAGCTACATTTTCAGCTATGGAAAAAGGCGTTTTTGTGTCTACATCAGCGGGGAATAGTGGACCTTCCCCTCAATCTCTTCACAATGGATCGCCTTGGGTGATAAATGTTGCTGGTGGTACTTCGGATCGTGAATTCTATGGAAATCTTACACTCGGTAATGGAGTTTCACTCACTGGCTTATCTTCTTATGTAGGAAATTTTTCTGCTACCAATATACCAGTTGTTTTCGTGGATGAGTGTGAAAATCCTGAAGAACTAACCAAAGTTAAGGACAAGATTGTAGTTTGTGAAGACAAGAAAGGATATGACGTTGAAAGTCAATTTTATTATGCGTATACCTCAAGAGTTGTTGGAGCTGTTTTCATTTCAAACGCATCGCAACATGATCTATCACAATTCTTATGGTATCCGCTTCCATCGATTGTTATTAATCAGAAAGATGGAGAAATTGTCAAAGATTACATACTGAGGAACTCTAATTCTAGTAAAATACAAAACATGTCTTTCAAGATGACATATTTTAGTGCTAAGCCATCACCTAAGGTTGATTCTTATAGTTCAAGAGGGCCATCAAATAGTTGTCCATATGTGTTGAAACCTGACATTACAGCTCCTGGTACATCAATCTTAGCTGCATGGCCTGCAAATATTCCTGTGTTGGATTTTGGCACTAAAGTTTACAACAACTTCAAGTTTTTATCCGGAACATCTATGGCATGTCCTCATGTTGCTGGCGTGGCAGCCCTTTTAAAAGGAGCGCATCCTGATTGGAGCCCGGCCGCTATTAGGTCAGCCATTATGACAACATCAGACATACATGATAATACTAAGcatcccatcaaagacattggaAATGATAACAAAGATGCAACCCCTTTAGCATTGGGAGCTGGTCATGTTAATCCTAATAGAGCACTTGATCCTGGTCTTGTTTACGATGCTGGAGTACAAGATTACGTTAATCTTCTCTGTGCACTTAACTTCACGCAACAAAACATCACTACCATTACGAGAACCCCTTTCAACGATTGCTCTAAACCTTCCTTAGATCTTAACTACCCTTCTTTCATTGCTTTCATAAATGCTGGAAATACTTCTGTAAGGACAACTCATAGCTTTCGCAGAACAGTTACCAATGTTGGTGAAGGAAAATCAACTTATTTTGCTAGTATTACTCCAATTAAAGGGTTTAATATCAGTGTTGTACCAAATAAGTTGGTCTTCAATAAGAAGAACAGGAAGATAAGCTTCAAGTTGAAGATTGAAGGACAAAAAGTGACAGAGAACAATGAGGTATCTTTTGGATATCTCATTTGGAAGGATGGGAAACATGTGGTAAGGAGTCCTATTGTTGTAACTACCCCCAGTTTCAATTTGTAA
- the LOC131619973 gene encoding uncharacterized protein LOC131619973 yields MAQLARTSRRDEEVFGKVNVKQPEVEVEETPPNVANEFNPNEIVRDPGCRKQIHVYASDIQDQVRRAYILKGPTQPDLARFPRTPFGKYSRAFCKAWYKNYTWIEYSESKDATYCFYCFLFKPPGRAEHFGYEVFNKDGFKDWKHASKGFKDHIGSHDSKHNSCVKHYDDYNNQRQSVTSIFARATRESEELYKIRLTCSLDCTRYLIAQGISFRGHDESSTSLNKGNFREMVDWIKSNDEKVRDAFDRGPKNCTMTSGDIQKELATCCAHEVTKVIMEELGDRQFSVLIDESRDISVKEQMAVMLRFLNDKGKVVERFISLHHVKYTTSEALKDALYGILDRHTLSISRIRGQGYDGASNMRGDFNGLQRKILDENPYAFYVHYYAHRLQLVVVSVASSCSSIHDFFEYISLIVTTTSASCKRKDALKEAQHQDILNKLESGEISQGKGLHQSSSLARPGDTIWGSHYTTLIHLYQTWSSVLEVLSIDEDGRGPSQAVVDDVKARLAILRESGWNDLFSDVQEFCLAQSIPVPNMDEEIPVRGRSRKEGRTVTNLHHYRAEIFMLLLTKYVWRWITDFSDDDRGTIREQLETYVHQVKRHASFTSCEDVQSLAMKMVQTEKYLHPLKELFQQ; encoded by the exons ATGGCCCAACTAGCTAGGACCAGTAGAAG AGATGAGGAAGTTTTTGGGAAAGTGAATGTTAAGCAACCGGAAGTCGAAGTAGAAGAAACACCCCCTAATGTGGCCAACGAGTTTaatccaaatgagattgtgcgtgaTCCAGGATGTAGGAAACAAATTCATGTGTATGCTTCGGATATTCAAGACCAAGTGAGGAGGGCATATATATTGAAGGGTCCAACGCAACCTGATTTAGCAAGATTTCCTCGTACTCCATTTGGGAAGTATTCAAGAGCATTTTGTAAAGCATGGTATAAGAATTATACATGGATTGAATACAGTGAGTCGAAGGATGCAACTTATTGTTTCTATTGCTTTCTCTTTAAGCCGCCCGGGAGGGCCGAACACTTTGGTTATGAAGTCTTCAACAAAGACGGATTTAAAGATTGGAAGCATGCATCTAAAGGCTTTAAAGATCATATTGGTAGTCATGATAGTAAGCACAACTCATGTGTGAAGCACTATgatgattataataatcaaagacaAAGTGTGACAAGTATCTTTGCTAGAGCAACTAGGGAATCAGAAGAATTGTATAAGATCCGTTTAACTTGTTCTTTAGATTGTACTAGATATCTCATAGCACAAGGCATTTCTTTTCGTGGCCATGATGAAAGCTCTACTTCTCTAAACAAGGGAAATTTTAGAGAGATGGTGGATTGGATAAAATCTAATGATGAAAAAGTAAGAGATGCTTTTGATCGTGGTCCAAAAAATTGCACTATGACTTCCGGTGACATTCAAAAGGAGCTTGCAACGTGTTGTGCACATGAAGTTAccaaggtgattatggaagagcttgGTGATAGACAATTCTCTGTGCTTATTGATGAGTCACGTGATATATCTGTCAAAGAACAAATGGCGGTGATGTTGAG GTTCTTGAACGATAAAGGGAAAGTTGTGGAACGATTTATTTCTCTACATCATGTCAAATATACTACATCTGAGGCACTAAAGGATGCTCTTTATGGTATTCTCGATCGTCATACGTTATCTATTTCAAGGATACGAGGGCAAGGATATGATGGGGCTTCAAATATGAGAGGTGATTTTAATGGTTTACAAAGAAAGATTCTAGATGAAAATCCTTATGCTTTCTATGTCCATTATTATGCTCACCGTTTGCAATTGGTGGTTGTGTCCGTTGCTAGTAGTTGCTCATCTATTCATGATTTCTTTGAGTACATCTCCTTGATTGTAACCACAACAAGTGCATCTTGCAAGAGAAAGGATGCTTTGAAGGAGGCACAGCACCAAGATATTTTGAATAAACTTGAGAGTGGTGAGATATCTCAAGGAAAGGGCTTGCACCAATCATCTAGTCTCGCTAGACCCGGAGATACTATATGGGGTTCACATTATACTACCTTGATTCATTTGTATCAGACGTGGTCCTCCGTGTTAGAGGTGCTTAGTATTGATGAAGATGGACGTGGACCATCTCAAGCGGTGG TTGATGATGTTAAAGCTCGATTGGCTATACTGAGAGAGAGTGGTTGGAATGATTTATTTAGTGATGTCCAAGAATTTTGTTTGGCTCAAAGTATTCCGGTGCCAAATATGGATGAAGAAATACCGGTTCGGGGACGTTCAAGAAAAGAAGGGAGGACTGTCACTAATCTTCACCATTACCGTGCAGAGATTTTTATGTTGCTATTGACAAAATATGTGTGGAGATGGATCACCG ACTTTTCTGATGATGATCGTGGAACAATAAGGGAGCAACTTGAGACTTATGTACATCAAGTAAAAAGGCATGCTTCTTTTACTTcttgtgaagatgttcaaagtttggctatgaagatggttcaaactgagaaaTATTTG CATCcgttgaaagagctttttcagcaatga